From a region of the Alnus glutinosa chromosome 1, dhAlnGlut1.1, whole genome shotgun sequence genome:
- the LOC133866012 gene encoding uncharacterized protein LOC133866012 isoform X1 yields the protein MQHDEVIWQVIRHNHCSFMAKIETGKFCRNPYNVTGICNRSSCPLANSRYATIRDHDGVFYLYMKTIERAHMPNKLWERVKLPRNYEKALEIIDKHLMYWPKFLVHKTKQRLTKMTQMRIRMRKLALKTREKIMTTPRKEKKREARREEKAERAAALDKSIEKELLERLQQGVYGDIYNYPVKEYNKVLDIEEGQAVSEDEDEMEAEIEYVEGYDELEEEDDIEDFGDFSITQSHADYDNVGMDADEEEVEPVAGKRVRKETGLASGKLDKDEPGAKLKKRTRVLVEVEHEDADERQKAVH from the exons ATGCAGCACGACGAGGTCATATGGCAGGTAATCAGGCACAACCACTGCAGTTTCATGGCCAA AATTGAGACCGGGAAATTCTGTAGAAATCCGTATAACGTGACTGGGATTTGCAATCGGAGCTCGTGCCCGCTCGCCAATAGTCGCTATGCCACCATTCGCGACCATGACG GAGTCTTCTATCTTTATATGAAAACCATAGAAAGAGCTCATATGCCAAACAAATTGTGGGAGAGAGTTAAGTTGCCCAGGAATTATGAGAAGGCACTTGAGATTATAGACAAACACCTG ATGTATTGGCCTAAGTTTCTTGTGCACAAAACAAAGCAACGATTGACCAAGATGACTCAAATGCGGATACGCATGAGGAAGCTTGCTTTGAAAACAAG GGAGAAAATAATGACAACACcgagaaaggagaaaaaaagagaggctagaagagaagagaaggccGAAAGGGCAGCAGCACTGGATAAG AGTATTGAAAAAGAACTCTTGGAACGACTTCAGCAAGGAGTTTATGGTGACATATACAACTATCCTGTTAAAGAGTACAACAAAGTTCTTGATATTGAAGAGGGGCAGGCTGTTagtgaagatgaagatgagaTG GAAGCTGAGATAGAATATGTTGAGGGTTATGATGAACTTGAAGAGGAAGATGATATAgaagattttggtgatttttcaATTACTCAGTCTCATGCGGATTACGACAATG TCGGAATGGATGCAGATGAGGAAGAGGTTGAACCAGTTGCTGGCAAGAGAGTGAGAAAGGAAACTGGCTTGGCTTCAGGAAAGCTTGATAAAGATGAACCTGGTGCAAAATTGAAGAAGAGAACAAGGGTGCTTGTTGAG GTTGAGCATGAAGATGCCGATGAAAGACAAAAGGCCGTCCACTAA
- the LOC133866012 gene encoding uncharacterized protein LOC133866012 isoform X2, which produces MQHDEVIWQVIRHNHCSFMAKIETGKFCRNPYNVTGICNRSSCPLANSRYATIRDHDGVFYLYMKTIERAHMPNKLWERVKLPRNYEKALEIIDKHLMYWPKFLVHKTKQRLTKMTQMRIRMRKLALKTREKIMTTPRKEKKREARREEKAERAAALDKSIEKELLERLQQGVYGDIYNYPVKEYNKVLDIEEGQAVSEDEDEMEAEIEYVEGYDELEEEDDIEDFGDFSITQSHADYDNGKDEEEVEPVAGKRVRKETGLASGKLDKDEPGAKLKKRTRVLVEVEHEDADERQKAVH; this is translated from the exons ATGCAGCACGACGAGGTCATATGGCAGGTAATCAGGCACAACCACTGCAGTTTCATGGCCAA AATTGAGACCGGGAAATTCTGTAGAAATCCGTATAACGTGACTGGGATTTGCAATCGGAGCTCGTGCCCGCTCGCCAATAGTCGCTATGCCACCATTCGCGACCATGACG GAGTCTTCTATCTTTATATGAAAACCATAGAAAGAGCTCATATGCCAAACAAATTGTGGGAGAGAGTTAAGTTGCCCAGGAATTATGAGAAGGCACTTGAGATTATAGACAAACACCTG ATGTATTGGCCTAAGTTTCTTGTGCACAAAACAAAGCAACGATTGACCAAGATGACTCAAATGCGGATACGCATGAGGAAGCTTGCTTTGAAAACAAG GGAGAAAATAATGACAACACcgagaaaggagaaaaaaagagaggctagaagagaagagaaggccGAAAGGGCAGCAGCACTGGATAAG AGTATTGAAAAAGAACTCTTGGAACGACTTCAGCAAGGAGTTTATGGTGACATATACAACTATCCTGTTAAAGAGTACAACAAAGTTCTTGATATTGAAGAGGGGCAGGCTGTTagtgaagatgaagatgagaTG GAAGCTGAGATAGAATATGTTGAGGGTTATGATGAACTTGAAGAGGAAGATGATATAgaagattttggtgatttttcaATTACTCAGTCTCATGCGGATTACGACAATGGTAAAG ATGAGGAAGAGGTTGAACCAGTTGCTGGCAAGAGAGTGAGAAAGGAAACTGGCTTGGCTTCAGGAAAGCTTGATAAAGATGAACCTGGTGCAAAATTGAAGAAGAGAACAAGGGTGCTTGTTGAG GTTGAGCATGAAGATGCCGATGAAAGACAAAAGGCCGTCCACTAA
- the LOC133866012 gene encoding uncharacterized protein LOC133866012 isoform X3 translates to MQHDEVIWQVIRHNHCSFMAKIETGKFCRNPYNVTGICNRSSCPLANSRYATIRDHDGVFYLYMKTIERAHMPNKLWERVKLPRNYEKALEIIDKHLMYWPKFLVHKTKQRLTKMTQMRIRMRKLALKTREKIMTTPRKEKKREARREEKAERAAALDKSIEKELLERLQQGVYGDIYNYPVKEYNKVLDIEEGQAVSEDEDEMEAEIEYVEGYDELEEEDDIEDFGDFSITQSHADYDNDEEEVEPVAGKRVRKETGLASGKLDKDEPGAKLKKRTRVLVEVEHEDADERQKAVH, encoded by the exons ATGCAGCACGACGAGGTCATATGGCAGGTAATCAGGCACAACCACTGCAGTTTCATGGCCAA AATTGAGACCGGGAAATTCTGTAGAAATCCGTATAACGTGACTGGGATTTGCAATCGGAGCTCGTGCCCGCTCGCCAATAGTCGCTATGCCACCATTCGCGACCATGACG GAGTCTTCTATCTTTATATGAAAACCATAGAAAGAGCTCATATGCCAAACAAATTGTGGGAGAGAGTTAAGTTGCCCAGGAATTATGAGAAGGCACTTGAGATTATAGACAAACACCTG ATGTATTGGCCTAAGTTTCTTGTGCACAAAACAAAGCAACGATTGACCAAGATGACTCAAATGCGGATACGCATGAGGAAGCTTGCTTTGAAAACAAG GGAGAAAATAATGACAACACcgagaaaggagaaaaaaagagaggctagaagagaagagaaggccGAAAGGGCAGCAGCACTGGATAAG AGTATTGAAAAAGAACTCTTGGAACGACTTCAGCAAGGAGTTTATGGTGACATATACAACTATCCTGTTAAAGAGTACAACAAAGTTCTTGATATTGAAGAGGGGCAGGCTGTTagtgaagatgaagatgagaTG GAAGCTGAGATAGAATATGTTGAGGGTTATGATGAACTTGAAGAGGAAGATGATATAgaagattttggtgatttttcaATTACTCAGTCTCATGCGGATTACGACAATG ATGAGGAAGAGGTTGAACCAGTTGCTGGCAAGAGAGTGAGAAAGGAAACTGGCTTGGCTTCAGGAAAGCTTGATAAAGATGAACCTGGTGCAAAATTGAAGAAGAGAACAAGGGTGCTTGTTGAG GTTGAGCATGAAGATGCCGATGAAAGACAAAAGGCCGTCCACTAA
- the LOC133866002 gene encoding plant intracellular Ras-group-related LRR protein 3, which translates to MDPNPKEFPILAYVLSQLNPTSHPPLPPHLQETLLTQLPYLNHPKVLASLAQGIPDLTQSQRQPLLPNLGQRPDPSAVAVARDKLAEIKANTLRQNKAIAVVDGVVVDRVQKGKEQVAETETEAQIYKAVLRLEEMHEEYEKQLREAEHRLVEIYRSIVGELEEEEVVGILKEAESGVVERVELCGRQLRFLPEAFGKLHALLVLNLSHNQLEVLPDSIAGLQKLEVFDVSSNLLVSLPDSIGLLLNLRVLNVSGNKINALPGTISRCSSLVELDASFNNLMCLPTNIGYGLVNLERLSIHLNRIHCLPASLCEMRSLRYVDVHFNELRGLPHAIGRLTNLEVLNLSSNFSDLTELPETIGDLMNLRELDISNNQIRALPDTFGQLKNLCKLNLDQNPLVIPPVEIVNKGVEAVKEFMAKRWEDIKAEEQQRSVLEVNKQQAQPSWLEWGTSLMNSLVSGVSQSVGGGKGKRDPWLDQQL; encoded by the exons ATGGATCCAAACCCCAAAGAATTCCCAATTCTTGCCTACGTCCTATCCCAACTCAACCCCACTTCTCATCCACCACTCCCGCCACACCTCCAAGAAACTCTGCTGACCCAGCTGCCGTATCTCAACCACCCCAAAGTCCTAGCCTCACTGGCCCAAGGCATCCCCGACCTCACCCAGAGCCAGAGGCAGCCGCTGCTCCCAAACCTCGGCCAACGCCCTGACCCCTCCGCTGTCGCAGTAGCCCGAGACAAGCTCGCCGAAATCAAAGCCAACACCCTCCGACAAAACAAAGCAATCGCTGTGGTTGACGGTGTAGTTGTTGATAGGGTACAGAAGGGCAAGGAGCAAGTggcagagacagagacagaggcGCAGATATATAAGGCGGTGTTGAGGTTGGAAGAGATGCACGAGGAATATGAGAAACAGTTGAGAGAAGCAGAGCACAGGTTGGTTGAGATTTATAGGTCGATTGTGGGGGagttggaggaggaggaggttgtTGGGATATTGAAGGAGGCAGAGAGTGGGGTTGTGGAGAGGGTTGAGCTTTGTGGGCGTCAGCTGAGGTTTCTTCCTGAGGCGTTTGGGAAGCTTCATGCTCTGCTCGTGCTCAATCTCTCCCATAATCAGCTAGAG GTCCTTCCTGATTCAATAGCAGGACTACAGAAACTGGAGGTGTTTGATGTTTCTTCCAATCTTTTGGTGTCCCTGCCAGACTCTATTGGACTGTTGCTTAACCTCAGGGTCCTCAACGTGTCAGGAAACAAGATAAATGCCCTTCCTGGAACAATTTCTCGCTGCAG TTCACTGGTGGAGTTGGATGCGAGCTTTAACAACCTGATGTGTTTGCCAACAAATATTGGGTATGGACTTGTCAATCTTGAGAGGCTCTCAATCCACCTGAATAGAATCCATTGTCTTCCAGCATCACTGTGTGAAATGAGGTCGTTGAGATATGTAGATGTTCATTTCAATGAGCTGCGTGGCCTGCCACACGCCATTGGGCGATTGACAAATCTTGAGGTCCTGAACCTCAGCAGTAATTTTAGCGATTTGACAGAGCTTCCTGAAACAATTGGCGATCTAATGAACCTCAGGGAGCTTGACATAAGCAACAACCAAATCCGAGCTCTTCCAGACACATTCGGTCAGCTCAAGAATCTATGCAAGCTCAACCTGGACCAGAACCCGCTTGTTATTCCCCCAGTGGAGATTGTGAATAAAGGGGTTGAAGCTGTGAAGGAGTTCATGGCAAAGAGGTGGGAGGATATCAAGGCAGAGGAGCAACAGAGGAGCGTGCTTGAAGTAAACAAGCAACAAGCTCAGCCCAGTTGGCTGGAATGGGGAACCTCCTTGATGAATAGCTTGGTTTCTGGGGTTTCACAAAGTGTGGGAGGGGGAAAAGGTAAGAGAGACCCTTGGTTGGATCAACAATTGTGA